AGACCAGCGACACCGGCATCGGCGGCATCAAGGAGGTCCAGGCCACGGTCGCCGGCCGGAACGTGTTCGCGCGCCTGAAATACGAAAGCGGCGTCCACCGGGTCCAGCGCGTGCCGGAAACCGAATCGAGCGGGCGCATTCACACCTCGGCCGCCACCGTCGCGGTTCTGCCGGAAGCCGAAGAGGTCGATATTGCGATCGCCGACAGCGACCTGCGCATCGACATCTACCGCTCCAGCGGGCCGGGCGGCCAGTCGGTCAACACGACCGACAGCGCCGTGCGGATCACCCATGTCCCGACCGGCATCGTCGTCGCCATCCAGGACGAGAAATCCCAGCACAAGAACAGGGCCAAGGCGCTGAAAATCCTGCGCGCGCGCCTGTATGAGGCGGAACGGGCCGCCCGGCATGCAGAGCGGGCGGCGGCGCGCAAGAGCCAGGTTGGCTCGGGCGACCGGTCCGAGCGGATTCGCACCTACAATTTTCCCCAGGGCCGCGTGACCGATCACCGGATCGGCCTGACGCTCTACAAGATCGACCAGGTCCTGGCCGGCGAGGCCCTGGACGAGATCGTCGACGCGCTCACCGCCCATGACGAAGCCGAACGGCTGGCGGCGGTCGGCGAAGAGGCTTCCGCAGCCGATTGACCGGAAGGCGGAGGGCGGCACACCATGATCTCTGCGGGCCAGGCCGTGCGCGAAGCGGAGCGGCAATTTGCGGCCGCCGGCATCGGCACGGCGCGGCTCGATGCCGTCCTGCTGGTCGCCCATGCGGCCGGCCTGTCCGCGGATGCCGTGCGCGCCAACCCGGCGAAGCCCCTGATGCCTGATGCCGAGGGCCGGCTGATCGCGGCGATGCGCAAGCGGGCGGAACGGCGGATGCCGGTGTCGCGGCTGGTCGGCCGGCGGGAATTCTGGGGCCTGCGCTTCGCGCTGTCGGCGGCCACGCTCGACCCCCGGCCCGATTCCGAAACCCTGGTCGAGGCGGTGTTGCGCCATACCGGCGACCGCGCGGCGGCGCTCACGCTGTTCGACATCGGTGTCGGAACCGGCTGCCTGCTCCTGTCCCTCCTGACCGAGTTGCCGAACGCGGCCGGCTCGGGTTCCGACATTTGCGCCGCCGCCGTCCAGACCGCGCGGGGCAATGCCCGGTCGCTGGGCCTGGCAGAACGGGCCCGGTTTGCCGAAGGCGACGGCTTCGCCGGTTTCGGGGGACCGTTCGACCGCATCGTCTGCAATCCGCCCTATATTCCGACGGCGGACATCGCCGGGCTGGAGCCGGAAGTCCGCGACCACGATCCGCGCGTCGCCCTGGACGGCGGCCCCGACGGCCTCGACGCCTTTCGCCGGTTGGCGCCCGCCATCGCCGCCCGCCTCGCGCCGGAGGGAAAGGCGGCGGTGGAGTTCGGGCAGGGGCAGGCCGCCGCCGTTCGGGAGATTTTTTCCGCCGCCGGGCTGGACTGTCTGGAGACGGTTCCGGACCTGGGCGGCCGGCCGCGGGTTCTCGTCGCACAGCCGCGGCGAAATAGCGTTGGCGCGGCGGAAACCGCTCTGCTATGACGATCTGGCATTCGCCCGACCGGATTCCCGATAACAGGGATGCGCAGATAAAGGGCGAAGCAGCTTCCGCATCGTGACGGGCACGGCCGGACGCCAAGGGGCGTCCGTTGCAGAACACGCCGACGATCCGGAATTTCACAGCTTTCGCGCGGCCTCGGGCAGGTTCCGATGACGCGCTGAAATCGGATGACGCCGGAGGCGTCGGTCGGCCGGGAAAAGGGCAAACCCCTTCAGGGCAGGATGAGACAGAACAGCAATCAGCGCCGCGGTCGCAGCCGGAACAACCAGAACCGGCGGCCGGGCCGCAACCAATCGTTCGACAGCAACGGGCCCAGTGTTCGCCTGCGCGGCACCGCCGCCCAACTGAACGAGAAATACCAGGCCCTGGCGCGCGATGCGACCTCGGCCGGCGACCGGGTGATGGCGGAGAACTATCACCAGCATGCGGACCATTATTACCGCGTGATGATCTCCCTCAACCCGCCGCAGATTCGCGACGAGGATCGCCAGCCCGATCTGGCCGACACGGAAGACGCGCAGCCCCCCGAAGGACGCGGGGACGGGCGCGGGCGCGGCCAAAGCCAGGGGCTACAGACCCAGGATCGCCAGAACCAGGACCGGAGAGACAACCGCAACCGCCGAGGCCGGGACCGGCAGGAAGACGGCGCAGAGCCGCCGGCCGCTTCCGACGACGCGGGCGCGGCGGACCGGGGCGCCGGGGCCGACGCCGAGCGGCGCGGCCGGGACCGCCGCCAGACCGCCCGGCGGCAGGATTCCGATCCGCGGCGGCGCAGCGCCGGCAGGGCCGGTGAAGAGGTTCC
The sequence above is a segment of the Rhodospirillaceae bacterium genome. Coding sequences within it:
- the prmC gene encoding peptide chain release factor N(5)-glutamine methyltransferase, with amino-acid sequence MISAGQAVREAERQFAAAGIGTARLDAVLLVAHAAGLSADAVRANPAKPLMPDAEGRLIAAMRKRAERRMPVSRLVGRREFWGLRFALSAATLDPRPDSETLVEAVLRHTGDRAAALTLFDIGVGTGCLLLSLLTELPNAAGSGSDICAAAVQTARGNARSLGLAERARFAEGDGFAGFGGPFDRIVCNPPYIPTADIAGLEPEVRDHDPRVALDGGPDGLDAFRRLAPAIAARLAPEGKAAVEFGQGQAAAVREIFSAAGLDCLETVPDLGGRPRVLVAQPRRNSVGAAETALL
- a CDS encoding DUF4167 domain-containing protein, which translates into the protein MRQNSNQRRGRSRNNQNRRPGRNQSFDSNGPSVRLRGTAAQLNEKYQALARDATSAGDRVMAENYHQHADHYYRVMISLNPPQIRDEDRQPDLADTEDAQPPEGRGDGRGRGQSQGLQTQDRQNQDRRDNRNRRGRDRQEDGAEPPAASDDAGAADRGAGADAERRGRDRRQTARRQDSDPRRRSAGRAGEEVPGDEPLDQGLHRILGGGPEKPRGDAGAVESGGDTAAGDVAAGAGPVADGAASEAPTSGNDAEAAAVPAATADTDGPAEEAPKPRARRRKPAAEAEETAPAEPVADAAV
- the prfA gene encoding peptide chain release factor 1, whose product is MNLAASLDAVLDRHGEIEAQMAAGAAGDPGEFARLSKEYADLEPVVAGIRALKAAQAEMADLAELIADPETDAEMREMAEAEFLDLKSGIPDMELRLQRLLLPKDEADAKNAILEIRAGTGGDEAALFAADLYRMYQRYAEKHGWSMEALQTSDTGIGGIKEVQATVAGRNVFARLKYESGVHRVQRVPETESSGRIHTSAATVAVLPEAEEVDIAIADSDLRIDIYRSSGPGGQSVNTTDSAVRITHVPTGIVVAIQDEKSQHKNRAKALKILRARLYEAERAARHAERAAARKSQVGSGDRSERIRTYNFPQGRVTDHRIGLTLYKIDQVLAGEALDEIVDALTAHDEAERLAAVGEEASAAD